In a single window of the Mustelus asterias chromosome 3, sMusAst1.hap1.1, whole genome shotgun sequence genome:
- the cops7a gene encoding COP9 signalosome complex subunit 7a isoform X3: protein MKCIPYSMLLKDLDIKNLRELEDLIIEAIYTDIIQGKLDQRNQLLEVDFCIGRDLQKQDISNIVKTLQEWCDCCQAVLLGIEQQVLRVNQYKEGHTKTQQQVDTEVANIKKTLKATASTSTQDPDQHPMDRDTPQLVEQRPSTKKLSKSKSLSSSRH from the exons ATGAAG tgcattccatattCCATGCTCCTGAAAGACCTTGATATAAAAAACCTCAGAGAGTTGGAGGATTTAATAATTGAAGCAATTTATACTGATATAATACAAGGCAAGCTCGATCAGCGAAATCAGCTTCTTGAAGTCGACTTTTGCATTGGCAGAGATCTCCAAAAGCAAGACATCAGCAACATTGTTAAAACTCTCCAGGAATG GTGTGATTGTTGTCAAGCGGTTTTGCTAGGAATTGAGCAACAAGTCCTCCGCGTCAATCAGTATAAGGAAGGTCACACAAAAACTCAGCAGCAGGTAGACACCGAG GTGGCGAACATAAAGAAGACATTGAAGGCAACAGCTTCTACCTCAACACAAGACCCTGATCAGCATCCCATGGATCGCGACACTCCACAGCTTGTTGAACAACGTCCATCCACAAAGAAACTTTCAAAATCTAAAAGTTTATCGTCGAGCCGTCATTAG